The stretch of DNA AATCTCCCCGACGAACGCCAGCTGGACGCCTGGAACGGTTATCTCCTGGCCCTGACGCGCCAGGAGGAGAGCCTGCCGTTGCTGCAACGAGCCGCCGGGCTTGGGCCGATCAGCTCCCTGCTGCAAGCCCCTTTGCAGTTGCATGAACAAGGCCAGCACATCGAGCTGAGTGCCGTCCGCATGGACGAGGATGCCGACCGTCGAAGCACCGGCTACTTCCTGCTGATCTCGGATATCACGGCCCAGATAAGGGCCATCAACGAGGACACGCGAACCCTGCTGGGGGTGGGCCTGGCAGGCTGGATCGCCGCGGAGCTGATGCTGCTGCTGATCCTGCTGCGCCCCATGGCACGTCTACGGCGGATCGCCGGCTTGCTGCCGACGCTGGCCAATGGGGGATTCGAGGATATCCGAGCCGCGATCCCCGCCGTCCGCCGTCGACTGTCCGACGAGATCGACGTCCTGGAAGGCACGACGCTGGAACTCTCTCACCAACTCGAGCGGCTGGAGGAAGAGGTCCAGGCACGCGGTGACCAGCTGGCGGCACGAATCGAGGAACTTGCCCAGGAAAGGGACTTCGTCAACAGCCTGCTGGATACCGCCCGGGTCTTCATCATCGCCCAGGACAGCCGTGGACGCATCAGCCTGGTCAACGACTACACCCGCGCGATGCTGGACCTGGACGACTCCTCCCTGCTGGGTCGCCACTTCGTGGACGTGTTCAAGGCGGGCAGCCCTTCTCTGGTCGGCGCCTTCGACAAGGCCCATCAGGAGGAGCGGACCCTCGAGACGCCGGACCAGCGTCTCCATACCATCGCCTGGTACCATGCCCCGCTGCCGCCCGGCAGCGATGGCAGCATGTCGCGGATCTCGGTGGGGCTCGACATCACCGAACGCAAGGCCGCGGAGGCACGCCTGACCTGGCTGGCCGAACGCGACCCCCTGACCGAGCTCTACAACCGACGTTTCTTCCAGGATGCCCTGCAGAAGTCCCTGGGGCGAGAGTCACGCGGCGCCGTGCTGCTGCTGGACCTGGACCAGTTCAAGGAGGTCAACGAGCTCAGCGGCCACCATATCGGCGACCGCCTGCTGCAGAAGGTGGCCGAGACACTCCTGCTGAACCTGGGCCATCGCGGCGTCATCGCGCGCCTGGGGGGCGACGAGTTCTCGTTGTTGCTGGAGAACGCGGACGAGGACCAGGCGGTACAGGTGGCTCAGCATATCGACCAGTTGCTCGACAACCTCGGTTTCACGGCGGCTGGCCGGCGGCACCGGGTCACCGCGAGCATCGGCATTGCCCTGTTTCCCACACACGGCTTGACGCCCGCTGATCTCATGGCCAGCGCCGACATGGCGATGTACAAGGCCAAGGAAAGCGGCAGCCAGCACTGGCATCTGCTGTCTACCACCGAGAACGCCAAGAGCGAGTTGCAGGAGCGGGTATACTGGGTCGAGCGCGTGCGCAGCGCCCTGGAAGAGGACAGCTTCGAGCTGATGGTCCAGCCGATCATGAGGCTCGAGGATCGCGACGTGAAGCACTATGAAATACTGTTGCGCATGCGCGATACCGACGGCAGCCTGGTGTCTCCCTCCTATTTCATCCCGATCGCGGAGCGCAGCGGCCAGATCGTGCAGGTCGATCGCTGGGTGCTGCGCCACAGCCTGCGGATCCTCCATCAATTGCAGGACAGGGGTATAAGCCTGGCGGTCAACCTGTCCGGCCAGTCCCTCCATGACGAGGGGCTGAAGCAGTACCTGGCCGACGAACTGGCCGACAGCGGTGCCGATCCGCACTACCTGATCCTCGAGGTCACCGAGACGGCCGCCGTCACCGACTTCTCGACCGCCCGCGGCGTGCTGCAGGCACTACGCGACCTGGGCTGCCGCACGGCCCTGGACGACTTCGGCGTGGGCTTCAGCAGCTTCCACTACCTGGGACAACTGCCGGTGGACTACATCAAGATCGATGGCTCCTTCATCCGCAGCCTGCCGATCAGTCCCGAGAGCCGCGTCATCGTCCAGGCCATTGCCGATATCGCTGCCGGCTTCGGGAAGCAGGCAATTGCCGAGTTTGTCGATCAGGAAGCCCTGCTGCCGATACTGAAGTCCTATGGCATCACCTATGGCCAAGGGTTTCATCTCGGACGCCCCATTCCGATCCACGAAACAATCAAAATCGACTAATGTATATTCCGATGTCCATACCCCCGACCAATGCACTGCTTCGTGTTGAGTCACAGCTTGATAAAGGAAAGCCACATATGGATACACCCTCGGAGAAGCCTCAGAAAAGGACATCAGCTGCCGATCTCTTCGATGCTTTTATCAAGGACTTTTCTTTCGAAGTTGCTCGAAGCGATGCCGAAAAACACCGGATATTCAAGCTTAGGCACGAGGTCTACTGCCAGGAGATAGGCTACCACCCCCCCGGAATTTCTTCGAAAGGAGAAGAGGTTGATTCTCATGACTCTCATTCAATTCACTGCCTGATCGAGCATAAAAAATCCGGAATCGCCGCAGGGTGCCTCAGACTTGTGTTGCCGGCCCCCAGGAGCGAGGGGAGAAACCATCGACTGCCACTTCAGGATTACGGCGAAGGGAGTTTAACGCATGAACTCCTTCACCCTGCCAAGCTTCCCTACGAAAGCATCTGTGAAATATCTCGGTTTGCGATCGCCAGACCATTCCGACACAAGCCCATCAAGCACGAAATACTGGATTCCGAGAATCCCTCATACCAGTTTACAGCTGAAGAAAAAAAGACATTCCCCCTGATCATCGTGGCTCTGTTTCTTGCCACATATGCCTTGGTGGGTCTAACGAAAAAACGTCATGTTTTCGCCATGATGGAGTCCAGGCTTCCAAGGCTTCTCTCCATGTCGGGGTTCAACTTCACGCGAGTGGGAGAAAGCATTGAGATGCATGGCACCCGAAGTGCATTTTATATCGACCACACGAAAGCCGAGAAGGAAATGCATGAAGACTTGATGCCGCTCTACCTGCATATCCGCAGGGAGCTGGCCATCCAGCTCGAAGACATGCCGATGCGGGAGGCCAGGGTTTCCTGCCCCTGAAGCCGGGAAAGCTTCGGCCCCGGGTATAGCCTGTCCGGCCAGTCCAGCAGCATGATGGCCAGCACGTTACGGTGCTCTCCCCTGGCCAGGTTCGTGCCTCCCTGCTCAGAGGGCACCATCCGCGCCACCGGATCGTAGGCCTCGAGCAGCGCATCGCGCAGACGCCTCACGGCCGGATGCTCCTCCTCCCCGGCCAGCAGGAAACTGATCCCCACCTCCGTGTAGATGTCCTCCTTGGTGTCGACCAGGATGCGCTCCAGCCCGGCGGCGAACTGGTCCAGCACCCAGCGGAAGTTCTCGGCCTCCACGGGCTTCTGGTAATAGTCGCTGGCGGCAATCACGAAGTGGGTCATGCCGTAGATCTTGTTGCGATACTCGGCCGTGGAGAGCCGCGGATCACGCGCCGGGGGATACTGTCGACGGAAGGCTGCCGTGGCCTCCTCCCTCAGATCGGCGACCCCCAGGTCCTCGAGGTAATACACCAGGTTGGCGACCTGGGCGGCGTAGACCGCCATCACCTCGGGATCGAGCACGAAGGTGCGGAAATCGACGCCTGCCAGGTAGTCCAGCGCCCGGTGATAGCCGGGCAGGTCAGCCTCGTTCAGCAAGCCGTGATATTTCGCCTGGGTCAGGTCGAAGGCCAGGCCCTTCGCATAGGCGATCTCGCCCCACTCGCCCAGCATCCGCTTGCGGCGACGCTGCTTCGCGCTGCCTTCCGGATAGGCCGCCACCTGCTCCCGGGCCCGTCGCGCGGCATGGTCGGGGTCGGCCAGGGCATCGATCTCCTCGCGCAGATCACTCACCAGCTGCCGTCCATAGGCGCGGTTGAGGGGCAGGTAACGTTCCTCGCCGGTCAGCCGATAGAGCCGCTGCGCATAGTGTCGCTGCTTGCTCAGGGGCAGGTCGGGCAGGGCCTCCTCGTAACGCTCCTGGATCGACCGGGCCACGTCGCGGTAGCCGAGCGCCTGGTCGCGCGTCGGCAGGGCGCATCCGCCAAGCGCCAGCAGCGCCGCAAGCAGCCAGACCATGAGCCTCGTGGACGACCGGAGTGACCGCCGGCTGGCACGCATTCCCGGCATGGCCATGCTCATTTTGGCCTGCCTCCCCGACGGGCGCGGCCGGGCGTGATCATCCTCACCCGCGCCTTGGTTCGCTTCGGGGGCATCGCCGCTGCCTCGGCCTGGCTGCCCTCGCCCTTCCTGACCTGGTCAGGGGCCTCGGGCGCCTGCGGGGGCTGGACCACCACCCAGGCGAATACCGGCAGGGTCAGCTGCCAGTAGATGGCCGAGAGCCGCAGCCCCAGGGTGACCCCCAGCCCCGTGGCGATGGATATCCCCAGCGGCGCGGAGAGGGCCTCGAGGCCGACGAAGGCCATGCCGCCGGCGATGGAGGCGGTGGCATACACCTCGCGCCGGAGCACCATGGGTACCCGACGCGCCAGCACGTCTCGGACCATCCCGCCGGCCACCCCGGTGAGCATCCCCATGAGGACCGCCACCACCCCGGGCGCCTCCAGCATCAGGGCCTTGTGGGCCCCGATCACCGTGAACAGCGCCAGGCCGAAAGCATCGGCCACCGGCAGGAAGCCGCGCGAGAGGCGGTGGATATAGTGGAAGCCGAGGATCGACAGCCCCACGGTGACCAGGATCACCCAGAGATAGGTCGGATCCGTCACCCAGAATACCGGACGCACGCCCAGCACCAGGTCTCGCAGGGTGCCGCCGCCGATCCCGGTCACCGCCGCCAGCACCAGCATGCCGAAGGGGTCCATCCTCGAGCGGCAGGCCAGCACCACCCCCGAGAGGGCGAAGACGATCACCCCTGCCATGTCCAGCCAGTAGACCAGCCCTGTCACATCGTCACTCCCTTGTCTGCCGCCCGGCAGCATAGCGCATCACGCGGCCCTTTCGCCTCACTGGTGCCAGGATGCCGACCGTGCCAGATTCAGCTCCCTTGCAGGGGCAGGCGCCGGATCATGAGGGTCACCGTCTCGCCGTGATGGACCAGGGTCTCGTGGTCCTGCCAGCCGAGGCGGCGATAGAGCGCCTGCTGGTCCGGCGTGAAGAGATACAGCCGCCCGATGCGGTTCCCGGCGGCCTCCGCCTCGACTCGACGAACGAGCCCCGAGGCGATGCCCTGACCTCGCCATTCAGGAAGAACATAGACCGACGCCAGCCAGGGCGACAGGGCCGGCCGGGGATCGAGGTCATGGGCCACCAGGCTGGCGGTGCCGACGGGCCTGCCCAGCGCGAGGGCCAGGAACACCGAGGGGATGCCTGCCGGCCCGCACTCCCCGCGCAGGGCGGCACGTCGGGAGGCCAGTGTCTCGCCGGGGCTCAGGTGCGCCCACTCGGCATGCTGCCAGGCCGCGACCCGCGCCAGATGCGGCGAGTCGGCGCCCAACCGCACGATCTCGTGGTGATCAGCCACCCGGGCTCTCCCCATCGAGGTCACGACCGAAGCGCGCCAGCTGCATCTCCTGCAGCCGACTGAGGACCCGCCGGAACGGGAAGGCGAGGTAGCCGTGGGGATAGAGGTCGCCCATCGCCACCTCCGCCTCCAGGTAGAGCGGGATGCGCCGGTCATAGCACTCGTCGACCAGGGCGATGAAGCGCCGCACGCCGTCGTCATGGCGGGACAGTTCGGGGAAGTCACGCTCGCCGGCGTCGACCCGCGCCACCCCGTCCTCGGTACCCCGGGCGATGGGGGCCGACGCCTCGCGACGGCTCAGGCGAGGCACTTCGCTCAGCAGGACATGGTCGAAGCGGTCGCAGAGGGCGATGAAGTCCAGCGCCGCCAGTGGCTGCTCGCAGAGCTCGGCATAGCGGCACCAGAGCACCCCTTCGCTGCGCGCCACCACGGGGATCGAGCGATGTCCCAGCGCGATGGGGGCGTGGTCCTCGGGCCGGCCCTGGCGCAGCCGCGTGAAGACCTCATTCAGGGCGCTCGGATGGCCGGGACGCGAGACCCAGTAGCGCGGGTGGGCCCGACCGGGATGCAGGCGGTGGTCCTGGCCGCCGTCGAGCTCGACCACCCCCATGTGCCGCTCGATGGCCGCGATGGCGGGAAGGAAGCGCTCGCGGTTGAAGCCCTCGGCATAGAGCTGGTTCGGCGCCTGGTTCGAGGTGCAGACCAGCACCAGGCCGTGGTCGAACATCGCACGGAGCAGTCGACCGAGGATCATCGCATCGGCGATGTCGCTGACGAACAGCTCGTCGAGGCACAGCACGCGGACCTCGTCGGCCAGCTCCCGGGCCAGCGCCGTCAGCGGGTCGGCGGTGCCGGCCAGCTGGAACTGGCGGCGGTGCACCCAGCGCATGAAGTGGTGGAAGTGGAGGCGCCGCGAGGGCACGTCGAGGTGTCGATGGAAGAGGTCCATCAGCCAGGTCTTGCCTCGCCCGACCGGACCCCAGAGGTAGACCCCGGGGGCCGGCGGACGGGCAGCGCCCGGGGCCTCGCGCAACGAGTGGAAGCAGGCCTCCAGGCGCTCGATCGCCTGCCACTGGGCCTCGTCGTTGGCAAAGCCGGCCTGGTCCAGCGCTCGCCGATAGGCCGCCCGCGGCGACATCGCCTCACTCGTGCCGTCCGACACCCTCGCCATGCCTTCTCCCCCGTCCGGGATGCGCCTCCACGTGATGGGGCGCATCCTACAGGAGATGTCGTGGCCTTGCCCCGTGACGCCTCCCAACAGCGGGCTCAGCCCAGCTGGAAGGGATAGACGGCGCCGAGGGAGAGAATCCGCGTCAGCTCGTCCAGGGCGGTGAGGGTCTCGGCGGCGAGCTCGGGGTCGGCCAGGTCCTCGGGCGCCAGGCGGTCGCGGTAGTGGCGCTCGACCCAGGCGGTGAGATCGCCGTAGAGGCCGTCATCGAGCAGTACCCGGCCGGAAACGGCGGCACGCTCGGCATCGGACAGCGCCACCCGCAAGCGCAGGCAGGCGGGACCGCCGCCGTTGCGCATGCTCTGCTTGACGTCCTTGACCAGCACCTCGTTGATCGGGTTCGGGCCGGCGATCAGCAGGTCCTGGATGGTGCGCCACACCGCCTCGTTCTCCTGGCACTCGCCGGGCACCACCAGGGTCATCGAGCCATCCGGGTTGGAGAGCAGCTGCGAGTTGAACAGGTACGACCCCACGGCGTCCTCGAGGCTCACCGCCTCTTCCGGCACCCGCACCGGGATCAGCGGCGTGGCCATCCTGGCGCGAAGCGCGTCCAGGGTGCCCGCCTCGTCGCGGAAGGCCTTGGCGTGGTAGAGCAGCACCGGGCCGTTGCCCACCGCGATCACGTCGTTGTGGAACACGCCGGCGTCGATGGCGCCGGGGTGCTGCTGGGCGAATACCGTCTGCGCCTCCGTCAGGCCATGCTGGCGGGCCACGGCCTGGCTCGCCTCCAGGGTCTGGCGGGCCGGGTAGCGCGTCGGTTCGACGCCATCGCCGCCGAAGGCCTGGCGGCCGTAGACGAACAGGTGCACACCGACCTCACCGTGAGAGGCAGAGAGCCGGGTGTGGTTGGCCGCGCCCTCGTCGGAGAAGGCGGGCGTCGCCGGCAGCACCGGATGATGGGCGAAGTGGCCATCGTCGGCGAAGATCGACGCCAGCACCCGGCCGGTGGTCCGCGGTTCCAGGTAGCGGTGGAAGCTTGACTGCAGGTTGGCCGGGGTGAAGTGCACCCGGCCGTCCGGCGCATCGACGCTCGGGGTCACGGTGCCGGCATTGGCGGTCCACATGCTGGAGGCCGAACACACCGCGCGCAGGATCTGCGGGGCCTCACTGGCGGCGCGGGCGAGCACCTCGCCGTCGCTGCCGGTGAAACCCAGCGCGCGCAGGGCACCGAGGTCCGGGCGCTGCTGGGGCGGCAGCACGCCCTGGGCGTAGCCGGCGTCCATCAGCGACTTCATCTTGGCGAGTCCCTGCAGGGCGCCTTCCCGAGGGTTGGAGACCAGGCCGCCGTGGCTCATCGAGGCCACGTTGCCCATCGCCAGCCCGGAGTAGTTGTGGGTCGGACCCACCAGGCCATCGAAATTGACCTCGCGTACCGTCGGGTTCGGTACCTGGCTCATAGCGTCGCTCATAACACCACTCCCGGCGGCAGCTTCTCGGGCAGGCTCAGCGCCTCGCTCTCCATGGAAGCGACGGGATAGGCACAGTAGTCGGCCGCGTAATAGGCGCTTGGCCGGTGGTTGCCGCTCTCGCCCACGCCGCCGAAGGGCGCGTCGCCGGAGGCGCCGGTGGTCTGGCGGTTCCAGTTGACGATGCCGGCGCGGATCCGCAGCAGGAAGTCGTCCCAGTCGCTGCGCTCGCCGCCGATCAGCCCGGCCGAGAGGCCATAGCGGGTGTCGTTGGCCAGGCGCAGGGCCTCGTCCCAGCTGCCATAGCGGTAGACCTTGAGCAGCGGGCCGAAGTGCTCCTCGTCGGGGACCTCCAGGCCGGTGACGTCGATCAGGGCGGGGCTGAGCAGGCTGGTGCCGGCCTCCAGGCGCTCCATGCGCGCCAGCACCGTGCCGCCCCGCGCCTCCAGGTCGTCCTGGGCCTTCAGCAGGCCATCGGCCGCCGCCACGTTGGCCAGTCCGGCGTAGAAAGGGGCGGGATCGCTGAACTGGCCGGCCACCCGCAGCCGCGAGATGGCATCGGACAGGGCGTCCAGCAGGTGGTCGCCCACCTGGCCCTCGGGCACGATCAGCCGCCGGGCGCAGGTGCAGCGCTGGCCACCGGAGAGGAAGGCCGACTGCAGGATGGTCAGCACGGCGGCCTCCTGGTCGGGCACGTCCTTGACCACCAGCGGGTTGTTGCCGCCGAGTTCCAGGGCCAGGATCTTGTCGAACTGGTCGGCGAACTGGCGATGCAGGATGCCGCCCACCCGGGCGCTGCCGGTGAACAGCAGGCCGTCGATGCCGGGATCGGCGGACAGCGCCTGGCCCGTCGCGGCGGCCCCCTGGACGAGGTTGATCACCCCGTCGGGCAGCCCCGCCTCCTGCCAGCACTGCAGGGTGAGGTCGGCGGTCAGCGGGGTCTGCTCGCTGGGCTTGAACACCACGGTGTTGCCGGCCAGCAGCGCCGGCACCATGTGGCCGTTGGGCAGGTGGCCGGGGAAGTTGTAGGGGCCGAACACCGCCATCACGCCGTGGGGCCGGTGGCGCAGCACGGCGGTGGTGTCACCCACGTCGCGGCTGCGCTCGCCGGTGCGCTCCTGGTAGGCACGGATGGAGATGGCCACCTTGCCGATCATCGCGCCGACCTCGGTGCGCGCCTCCCAGAGGGGCTTGCCGGTCTCGTGGGCGATGGCCAGGGCCAGGTCCTCGCGGTGCTGCTCCAGCACCTCGCGGAAGCGCTCCACCAGGGCCTGACGCTCGGCGAAGGGCGTGCGGGCCCAGGCCGGGAAGGCCTCCCGGGCCCCCACCACGGCGGCGCCCACCTGGGCCTCGTCGGCCGCCCGGCCTTCCCAGAGGCGCTCGTCGGACACCGGATCGTGCTTGCCGAAGGCCTCGCCTTCGCCCTCGTGCCAGGTGCCACCGATCAGCAGCTGCTGTCTTGCCTTCATCACGCCTCCTCCTCGGTATCCAGTATGCGCAGGGTGTCGCCGGCGGCAACCTCCAGCCGACGCGCCTCGGCCTCGTCGAGGGTCACCACGCCCTCCTCGTCGGGGCCTCGGCCCAGCCAGGCAGCACGGAAGCCGGCCATCCCGGTGGTGGCCGCCAGCCAGCGCGGGCGGGGCGACTGCTCGAGCGACCCCGCTTTCACCTCCACCCGGCAGCGCCGCGACAGCCTCACGCCGCGCACGTCGTCGATATAGGCCTCGACGGTGGGCCCGCCGTCGAAGATGTCGATGTAGCCCTCCCAGCGCAGCCCCTGCTTCTTGAGCATGGCCAGCGCCGGGCGGGTGTGTTCGTGGACCTGGCCGATGCACGCCCGCGCCTCGTCGGAGAGGAAGGGGGTGTAGATCGGGAACTTGGGCATCAGCTCGCCGATGAAGCTCTTCTGGCCGAGCCCGGTGAGCTTGTCCGCCTCGTCGAAGGCGAGCGGGAAGAAGTGGCTGCCCAGGCACTCC from Halomonas aestuarii encodes:
- the zapE gene encoding cell division protein ZapE gives rise to the protein MARVSDGTSEAMSPRAAYRRALDQAGFANDEAQWQAIERLEACFHSLREAPGAARPPAPGVYLWGPVGRGKTWLMDLFHRHLDVPSRRLHFHHFMRWVHRRQFQLAGTADPLTALARELADEVRVLCLDELFVSDIADAMILGRLLRAMFDHGLVLVCTSNQAPNQLYAEGFNRERFLPAIAAIERHMGVVELDGGQDHRLHPGRAHPRYWVSRPGHPSALNEVFTRLRQGRPEDHAPIALGHRSIPVVARSEGVLWCRYAELCEQPLAALDFIALCDRFDHVLLSEVPRLSRREASAPIARGTEDGVARVDAGERDFPELSRHDDGVRRFIALVDECYDRRIPLYLEAEVAMGDLYPHGYLAFPFRRVLSRLQEMQLARFGRDLDGESPGG
- a CDS encoding DUF3541 domain-containing protein; translated protein: MVWLLAALLALGGCALPTRDQALGYRDVARSIQERYEEALPDLPLSKQRHYAQRLYRLTGEERYLPLNRAYGRQLVSDLREEIDALADPDHAARRAREQVAAYPEGSAKQRRRKRMLGEWGEIAYAKGLAFDLTQAKYHGLLNEADLPGYHRALDYLAGVDFRTFVLDPEVMAVYAAQVANLVYYLEDLGVADLREEATAAFRRQYPPARDPRLSTAEYRNKIYGMTHFVIAASDYYQKPVEAENFRWVLDQFAAGLERILVDTKEDIYTEVGISFLLAGEEEHPAVRRLRDALLEAYDPVARMVPSEQGGTNLARGEHRNVLAIMLLDWPDRLYPGPKLSRLQGQETLASRIGMSSSWMASSLRICR
- a CDS encoding trimeric intracellular cation channel family protein, which produces MTGLVYWLDMAGVIVFALSGVVLACRSRMDPFGMLVLAAVTGIGGGTLRDLVLGVRPVFWVTDPTYLWVILVTVGLSILGFHYIHRLSRGFLPVADAFGLALFTVIGAHKALMLEAPGVVAVLMGMLTGVAGGMVRDVLARRVPMVLRREVYATASIAGGMAFVGLEALSAPLGISIATGLGVTLGLRLSAIYWQLTLPVFAWVVVQPPQAPEAPDQVRKGEGSQAEAAAMPPKRTKARVRMITPGRARRGGRPK
- a CDS encoding PEP-CTERM/exosortase system-associated acyltransferase, with protein sequence MDTPSEKPQKRTSAADLFDAFIKDFSFEVARSDAEKHRIFKLRHEVYCQEIGYHPPGISSKGEEVDSHDSHSIHCLIEHKKSGIAAGCLRLVLPAPRSEGRNHRLPLQDYGEGSLTHELLHPAKLPYESICEISRFAIARPFRHKPIKHEILDSENPSYQFTAEEKKTFPLIIVALFLATYALVGLTKKRHVFAMMESRLPRLLSMSGFNFTRVGESIEMHGTRSAFYIDHTKAEKEMHEDLMPLYLHIRRELAIQLEDMPMREARVSCP
- the astD gene encoding succinylglutamate-semialdehyde dehydrogenase, with product MKARQQLLIGGTWHEGEGEAFGKHDPVSDERLWEGRAADEAQVGAAVVGAREAFPAWARTPFAERQALVERFREVLEQHREDLALAIAHETGKPLWEARTEVGAMIGKVAISIRAYQERTGERSRDVGDTTAVLRHRPHGVMAVFGPYNFPGHLPNGHMVPALLAGNTVVFKPSEQTPLTADLTLQCWQEAGLPDGVINLVQGAAATGQALSADPGIDGLLFTGSARVGGILHRQFADQFDKILALELGGNNPLVVKDVPDQEAAVLTILQSAFLSGGQRCTCARRLIVPEGQVGDHLLDALSDAISRLRVAGQFSDPAPFYAGLANVAAADGLLKAQDDLEARGGTVLARMERLEAGTSLLSPALIDVTGLEVPDEEHFGPLLKVYRYGSWDEALRLANDTRYGLSAGLIGGERSDWDDFLLRIRAGIVNWNRQTTGASGDAPFGGVGESGNHRPSAYYAADYCAYPVASMESEALSLPEKLPPGVVL
- a CDS encoding bifunctional diguanylate cyclase/phosphodiesterase, which gives rise to MTLPPSLRSRHRLSLTWRVIALSSLLLVGLVVLFTWLGHNNLTRQFQESRSEHHQRQQREIRLALERSAENLRQLAGLAAASPRLGPPLASGNEPEIEAALASQWPTLQLEAGIDEILVVDIHGRTMGRWGSGQHETRLPIQAWVQRVMDTEVPITTLRCTMDCQQYAAVPVLMNGESVGLVVLSRSLADVTRQAREVSNAEVALLVTGSRHNGNLPDERQLDAWNGYLLALTRQEESLPLLQRAAGLGPISSLLQAPLQLHEQGQHIELSAVRMDEDADRRSTGYFLLISDITAQIRAINEDTRTLLGVGLAGWIAAELMLLLILLRPMARLRRIAGLLPTLANGGFEDIRAAIPAVRRRLSDEIDVLEGTTLELSHQLERLEEEVQARGDQLAARIEELAQERDFVNSLLDTARVFIIAQDSRGRISLVNDYTRAMLDLDDSSLLGRHFVDVFKAGSPSLVGAFDKAHQEERTLETPDQRLHTIAWYHAPLPPGSDGSMSRISVGLDITERKAAEARLTWLAERDPLTELYNRRFFQDALQKSLGRESRGAVLLLDLDQFKEVNELSGHHIGDRLLQKVAETLLLNLGHRGVIARLGGDEFSLLLENADEDQAVQVAQHIDQLLDNLGFTAAGRRHRVTASIGIALFPTHGLTPADLMASADMAMYKAKESGSQHWHLLSTTENAKSELQERVYWVERVRSALEEDSFELMVQPIMRLEDRDVKHYEILLRMRDTDGSLVSPSYFIPIAERSGQIVQVDRWVLRHSLRILHQLQDRGISLAVNLSGQSLHDEGLKQYLADELADSGADPHYLILEVTETAAVTDFSTARGVLQALRDLGCRTALDDFGVGFSSFHYLGQLPVDYIKIDGSFIRSLPISPESRVIVQAIADIAAGFGKQAIAEFVDQEALLPILKSYGITYGQGFHLGRPIPIHETIKID
- a CDS encoding GNAT family N-acetyltransferase, whose protein sequence is MADHHEIVRLGADSPHLARVAAWQHAEWAHLSPGETLASRRAALRGECGPAGIPSVFLALALGRPVGTASLVAHDLDPRPALSPWLASVYVLPEWRGQGIASGLVRRVEAEAAGNRIGRLYLFTPDQQALYRRLGWQDHETLVHHGETVTLMIRRLPLQGS
- the astB gene encoding N-succinylarginine dihydrolase, producing the protein MSQVPNPTVREVNFDGLVGPTHNYSGLAMGNVASMSHGGLVSNPREGALQGLAKMKSLMDAGYAQGVLPPQQRPDLGALRALGFTGSDGEVLARAASEAPQILRAVCSASSMWTANAGTVTPSVDAPDGRVHFTPANLQSSFHRYLEPRTTGRVLASIFADDGHFAHHPVLPATPAFSDEGAANHTRLSASHGEVGVHLFVYGRQAFGGDGVEPTRYPARQTLEASQAVARQHGLTEAQTVFAQQHPGAIDAGVFHNDVIAVGNGPVLLYHAKAFRDEAGTLDALRARMATPLIPVRVPEEAVSLEDAVGSYLFNSQLLSNPDGSMTLVVPGECQENEAVWRTIQDLLIAGPNPINEVLVKDVKQSMRNGGGPACLRLRVALSDAERAAVSGRVLLDDGLYGDLTAWVERHYRDRLAPEDLADPELAAETLTALDELTRILSLGAVYPFQLG